A window of Endomicrobiales bacterium contains these coding sequences:
- the bioB gene encoding biotin synthase BioB — MVDIKKLYLKTLKLKPLTKTEAVGLLSSNFYDLLYYANKLRQNFKGDKIKLCSIINAKSGKCNENCRFCAQSAHYKTSCDTYPLVSASELKAAFSKSQKNGTKCFGIVTSGKGPTENEVEELCKSIQHGLCDRFENRGERDGGSFDAKTAANGNSIGKDFADKNVPYLLTNSKSYCKIRVQKTGTRKIDLSCSLGIMGIDSLRKLKNCGVTTIHHNLETAKSYFNKICTTHTYAQRVNTIKYAKSLGLKVCSGGIIGIGEKPNQRIELALQLRELNVDSIPINILNPVAGTPLENNKKISPHDSLRTIAIFRFIMPDKDISLCGGREANLQDLQSWIFYAGVNGTMSGGYLTTTGRSVEQDIKMIKDLGLTI; from the coding sequence ATGGTTGACATTAAAAAGCTTTACCTGAAAACACTTAAACTAAAACCCCTCACAAAAACTGAAGCTGTTGGGCTTTTAAGCTCAAATTTTTACGACCTGCTTTATTACGCAAATAAACTTCGGCAAAATTTTAAGGGTGATAAAATAAAGTTGTGCAGTATTATCAACGCAAAATCTGGCAAGTGTAACGAAAACTGCCGTTTCTGTGCTCAATCCGCTCATTATAAAACTTCATGTGATACTTACCCCCTCGTTAGCGCAAGTGAGCTAAAAGCCGCATTTTCAAAGTCACAAAAAAACGGCACAAAGTGTTTTGGAATTGTAACAAGCGGTAAAGGTCCAACGGAAAATGAAGTAGAAGAACTTTGCAAGTCAATTCAACACGGACTTTGCGATAGGTTTGAGAACAGAGGCGAAAGAGACGGAGGCAGTTTTGACGCAAAAACTGCAGCTAATGGTAATTCCATTGGCAAGGATTTTGCGGATAAAAATGTCCCGTATCTTTTGACGAATTCCAAATCCTATTGCAAAATCCGGGTTCAAAAAACCGGCACAAGAAAAATTGACTTAAGCTGTTCCCTTGGCATTATGGGTATAGATTCTTTAAGAAAACTTAAGAACTGCGGCGTAACAACAATTCACCACAATTTAGAAACGGCAAAAAGTTATTTCAACAAAATCTGTACAACGCACACCTATGCGCAACGCGTTAATACAATTAAATACGCAAAGTCGCTTGGGTTAAAAGTATGCAGTGGCGGAATAATAGGAATTGGCGAAAAACCAAACCAAAGAATTGAGCTTGCCCTGCAACTGCGAGAGCTAAATGTTGACTCTATTCCAATAAACATTTTAAACCCAGTAGCGGGCACTCCTCTGGAAAATAATAAAAAAATCTCACCTCACGATTCACTTAGAACCATTGCAATTTTTAGGTTTATTATGCCCGATAAAGACATCAGCTTGTGTGGCGGCAGAGAGGCAAATTTGCAAGATTTGCAATCGTGGATATTTTATGCCGGTGTAAATGGAACAATGAGCGGCGGATACCTTACAACTACAGGCAGAAGTGTTGAGCAAGATATAAAAATGATTAAAGACCTTGGGTTAACAATTTAA